In Paenibacillus sp. BIC5C1, a genomic segment contains:
- a CDS encoding ABC transporter ATP-binding protein codes for MPESETVIRLEGISQVYVSEREASLVIENLNLQVDQGEFVSLVGPSGCGKTTLLSIIAGLLTPTAGEVKVKGKRIEGPSAQIGYMLQQDYLFPWRTILDNVLIGLELTGALNEESRERTRELLAGMGLAGTEAQYPSELSGGMRQRVALVRTLATDPGILLLDEPFSALDYQTKLQLEDLVSDTLKKSGKTSVLVTHDLSEAIAVSDRVIVLDRNPGRIRKEFIIPEDLRNAQPFHAREQPGFNELFQALWSELDQSGGGEKNG; via the coding sequence ATGCCTGAATCCGAAACGGTGATCAGACTGGAAGGGATTTCGCAAGTCTATGTCAGCGAGCGTGAAGCATCACTGGTTATCGAAAATTTGAATCTTCAGGTCGACCAAGGAGAGTTCGTTAGTCTTGTTGGCCCAAGCGGATGTGGTAAAACGACATTGCTGTCGATCATCGCCGGGCTGCTCACACCGACCGCAGGCGAGGTCAAGGTTAAAGGAAAACGCATTGAAGGTCCGTCTGCCCAGATTGGCTATATGCTGCAACAGGATTATCTGTTTCCATGGCGTACCATTTTGGATAATGTCCTGATCGGACTTGAACTGACAGGTGCGCTCAATGAAGAGAGTCGCGAGCGCACACGTGAGCTGCTGGCAGGTATGGGTCTAGCTGGAACCGAAGCCCAGTATCCTTCTGAGTTGTCCGGAGGAATGAGGCAACGGGTAGCTTTGGTGCGTACACTGGCTACGGACCCTGGGATACTGTTGCTGGATGAACCCTTTTCCGCACTCGATTATCAAACCAAGCTGCAACTGGAGGATCTGGTCTCGGACACATTGAAGAAATCCGGCAAAACCTCGGTGCTTGTCACCCATGATCTGTCCGAAGCCATCGCCGTCAGTGACCGCGTCATTGTGCTTGATCGTAATCCGGGCCGCATTCGAAAGGAGTTTATCATTCCCGAAGATTTGCGAAACGCACAGCCTTTTCACGCGAGGGAGCAGCCAGGGTTCAATGAGTTGTTCCAGGCGTTATGGAGTGAACTGGATCAGTCCGGAGGAGGTGAGAAGAACGGGTGA